A single genomic interval of Oligoflexus sp. harbors:
- a CDS encoding putative Na+/H+ antiporter, whose translation MFQVGVRKLMLEMKYVATILFACAVIHTFCTKKILSLAHRYPEGSMAENLLHFLGEVEVVFGFWAALLVAVWSFQFGTKEAALYLESINYTEPVFVFVIMCMSATRPVLYMADKAITALSRLLPLARPLALYVACLIVGPLLGSLITEPAAMTVTALLLRDQFFTDQTSMPFKYATLGLLFVNISIGGTLTHFAAPPVLMVAGAWNWDTLFMLQNFGWRSALAVVLGTAATAFYFRKDILNTDSRTSTLVAQVPAWVIFVHIWFLALTVFTSHYMAFFVPLFLFFLGWCSVAREYQDELRLKESLLVGFFLGGLVTLGKLQEWWLQPLLSGLGEAPLFWGALALTAVTDNAALTFLGTLVPNLSDAAKYALVAGAVGGGGLTVIANAPNPAGYGLLRDAFGKDGISPLNLFLAALPYTLLAAALFLL comes from the coding sequence GTGTTTCAAGTCGGAGTGCGTAAGCTGATGCTGGAAATGAAGTATGTAGCGACTATCCTTTTCGCCTGTGCCGTGATCCACACGTTCTGCACCAAAAAGATTCTGAGCCTCGCCCATCGTTATCCGGAAGGTTCCATGGCCGAAAATCTGCTTCACTTTCTGGGTGAAGTCGAAGTGGTGTTTGGCTTTTGGGCTGCGTTACTGGTCGCGGTCTGGTCCTTTCAATTCGGCACGAAAGAAGCCGCGCTCTATCTGGAAAGCATCAACTATACAGAGCCGGTCTTCGTCTTCGTCATCATGTGCATGTCGGCCACGCGCCCCGTTCTTTATATGGCGGACAAAGCGATTACCGCTCTCTCGCGCCTTCTGCCATTGGCGCGCCCTTTGGCTCTTTATGTGGCCTGCCTGATCGTGGGCCCGCTCCTGGGATCCTTGATCACCGAACCGGCAGCCATGACCGTGACCGCGCTTCTGCTGCGTGATCAATTCTTCACGGATCAAACCTCGATGCCCTTCAAGTATGCGACTCTGGGCCTGCTCTTCGTGAATATCTCGATCGGCGGGACTCTGACCCACTTCGCGGCCCCGCCGGTACTGATGGTGGCGGGCGCTTGGAACTGGGATACGCTTTTCATGCTACAAAATTTCGGTTGGCGTTCGGCATTGGCTGTGGTGCTGGGAACGGCCGCGACCGCGTTTTATTTCCGTAAGGACATACTGAATACTGATTCACGGACCAGCACGCTGGTCGCGCAAGTGCCCGCCTGGGTTATCTTCGTGCATATCTGGTTTCTTGCGCTCACGGTCTTCACCTCGCATTATATGGCGTTTTTCGTGCCGCTTTTCCTTTTCTTTCTGGGCTGGTGCTCAGTCGCTCGTGAATATCAGGACGAACTGCGTTTGAAAGAAAGCCTTCTCGTGGGATTTTTCCTGGGTGGACTTGTGACCCTCGGAAAATTGCAGGAATGGTGGCTCCAGCCGCTTCTTTCCGGTCTTGGCGAAGCCCCGCTGTTCTGGGGCGCGCTGGCTCTAACGGCCGTGACGGATAACGCGGCGCTGACTTTTCTTGGAACCCTGGTTCCCAATCTCAGCGATGCTGCGAAGTATGCGCTGGTCGCCGGTGCCGTGGGTGGGGGCGGACTGACGGTTATCGCCAATGCCCCAAACCCCGCAGGCTATGGGCTTTTGCGGGATGCCTTCGGTAAGGACGGCATCAGTCCTTTGAACCTATTTCTGGCCGCGTTGCCTTATACCTTGCTGGCCGCCGCTCTTTTTCTTCTTTAG
- a CDS encoding 1-phosphofructokinase family hexose kinase, whose amino-acid sequence MILTITPNPALDLSGEVDDIIPNEKNYVRHEKRYPGGNGINAARVIAALSVPVMATGFLGGAVGGEIAALLKEEGVSCRFVDIKESTRINITVTNHKTSKQTRFSFAGPHIERADMKKLLDLMQSDSCITMLNLGGSFPPGFSMDDVRSLFEWANARDVGVVADVPSEHMRELLELKPMLIKPNLKEFNEFVGQKLETIDEVRAAAQGLHPYVPLVCVSSVEGGALLVTPQGSCHAKGPKVDAKSSVGAGDSMVGAMMARLFQLGIKTRKAASAITAEAMEQTLAWGQAAALATVITPGTQLGEAQGIESFVAQIELKRWP is encoded by the coding sequence ATGATCCTGACCATCACACCCAATCCAGCCTTGGACCTTTCTGGCGAAGTCGATGACATCATCCCCAATGAAAAGAATTATGTGCGGCACGAAAAGCGCTATCCCGGTGGCAATGGTATCAACGCGGCGCGTGTGATCGCAGCCCTTTCGGTTCCTGTCATGGCGACTGGATTCTTAGGAGGCGCTGTCGGCGGGGAAATTGCCGCTCTTTTGAAAGAGGAAGGCGTCAGTTGCCGCTTCGTCGATATCAAGGAATCCACCCGCATCAACATCACAGTGACCAATCATAAGACCTCCAAGCAAACCCGTTTCAGCTTTGCCGGCCCCCATATCGAAAGGGCTGATATGAAAAAGCTGCTGGACCTTATGCAAAGCGATTCCTGCATCACGATGCTGAATCTGGGCGGCAGTTTCCCTCCTGGATTTTCCATGGACGATGTCCGCAGTCTTTTCGAATGGGCGAATGCTCGCGACGTCGGAGTGGTGGCGGACGTTCCCAGCGAGCACATGCGGGAACTCCTGGAACTGAAGCCCATGCTGATCAAACCGAATCTGAAAGAGTTCAATGAGTTTGTCGGTCAGAAACTGGAAACCATCGACGAGGTGCGCGCGGCAGCCCAGGGCCTGCATCCATATGTGCCCTTGGTCTGCGTGTCTTCCGTGGAGGGCGGTGCGCTGCTGGTCACGCCCCAGGGAAGCTGCCATGCGAAAGGCCCCAAGGTGGACGCGAAAAGCAGCGTAGGCGCCGGCGATTCCATGGTCGGGGCGATGATGGCGAGACTATTTCAATTGGGGATCAAAACGCGAAAAGCGGCATCTGCAATCACCGCCGAGGCCATGGAGCAAACCCTTGCCTGGGGACAGGCCGCGGCCCTTGCGACCGTGATCACGCCGGGAACTCAATTAGGCGAGGCTCAAGGGATTGAATCCTTCGTCGCGCAGATTGAACTGAAACGTTGGCCGTAA
- a CDS encoding methyl-accepting chemotaxis protein yields MKNLSMRARLLLSLVPTILCAILVSIQTYYASRQENPELEAALRMVEITSQQEMAMVEMSEALRGYLLDPTRAGEFTRKKEADARYVRLSDELRDLTQDSKAIQELNKVMAEFDVTTLDERENQVASMVQNKDPGALAFYYNQYAEARRFQVENFLKLKELVRDHSNQAIRKLKDRTYYSGLMSIAALWSGLLIGLGMTAAVAFQVTRRTEKLFGLIHQVSDTVAHSSRSIHVKAGELSDAVQRQSAAIQETAASVNEISAMIKTNSESALDSRHHSHVAREHAERGLKAFYDLLKSIEVVKSSQESIFSEVEKSHQGISEINGIINQIDEKTHVINDIVFQTKLLSFNASVEAARAGEHGQGFAVVAEEVGNLARMSGVAAQEITGLLSQSTSRVSGIIKETRESVGETIEKAATLLDSCIHSIRIFETVLTEITQDVNHVDLKVDAISIASREQDNAVTEISKVMQNLDRDTQKSALIAHHSAVSAQDLSAQSEELERLVIQMTKLLRGDKAARKGTRPAVIEQDGSFENDDHETDVKAA; encoded by the coding sequence GTGAAAAATCTTTCCATGCGTGCCCGACTGCTCCTGTCACTGGTTCCGACCATTCTGTGTGCGATTTTGGTTTCCATTCAAACCTACTACGCTTCACGGCAGGAAAACCCCGAGCTTGAAGCCGCCCTGCGCATGGTGGAAATTACCAGTCAGCAGGAGATGGCCATGGTCGAGATGTCCGAGGCGCTCCGCGGCTATCTGCTCGACCCCACCCGCGCTGGTGAATTCACCCGCAAGAAAGAGGCGGACGCACGTTACGTTAGATTGAGTGACGAGCTGCGCGATCTTACCCAGGACAGCAAGGCGATTCAGGAATTAAACAAAGTCATGGCCGAGTTCGATGTCACGACGCTCGACGAGCGGGAAAATCAGGTCGCATCCATGGTCCAGAATAAGGATCCAGGTGCCCTCGCCTTTTACTACAACCAATATGCTGAAGCCCGCAGGTTTCAGGTTGAAAACTTCCTGAAGCTCAAAGAACTGGTGCGGGACCATTCCAATCAGGCGATTCGAAAGCTCAAGGATCGAACCTATTACAGTGGACTTATGTCCATCGCAGCGCTCTGGAGCGGTCTTTTGATAGGTTTAGGCATGACAGCCGCAGTCGCGTTTCAGGTGACGCGCCGCACGGAAAAGCTCTTTGGTTTGATCCATCAGGTTTCCGATACCGTGGCCCATTCCTCGCGGTCTATTCATGTAAAAGCCGGTGAGCTTTCGGATGCCGTTCAAAGGCAGTCGGCGGCGATTCAGGAGACCGCCGCGTCGGTCAATGAAATCAGTGCGATGATCAAGACCAACAGCGAAAGCGCTCTGGATTCCCGCCACCATTCCCATGTCGCCCGTGAGCACGCGGAACGAGGTCTGAAAGCTTTTTATGATCTTTTAAAGTCGATTGAAGTTGTCAAAAGCAGCCAGGAATCCATTTTTTCCGAAGTGGAGAAAAGCCATCAGGGCATTTCGGAAATCAATGGCATAATCAATCAAATCGACGAAAAAACGCATGTTATCAATGATATCGTCTTTCAGACCAAGCTCCTGTCGTTCAACGCATCGGTGGAAGCTGCGCGGGCGGGTGAGCATGGCCAGGGTTTTGCGGTCGTGGCGGAAGAAGTGGGGAACCTTGCCCGCATGAGTGGTGTCGCGGCTCAGGAAATCACAGGGCTTCTGAGTCAGAGCACCTCGCGGGTGAGCGGCATTATCAAAGAAACCCGGGAAAGCGTGGGCGAAACGATTGAAAAGGCCGCGACTCTGCTCGATTCCTGTATCCATAGCATCCGTATTTTCGAAACGGTCCTGACTGAAATCACGCAGGATGTGAATCATGTCGACCTTAAAGTCGACGCCATTTCGATCGCTTCCCGCGAACAGGATAACGCTGTTACCGAAATCTCGAAGGTCATGCAGAACCTTGATAGGGATACGCAAAAAAGCGCGTTGATTGCTCATCATTCCGCGGTCAGCGCCCAGGATCTGAGTGCCCAGTCCGAGGAACTGGAAAGACTGGTGATTCAGATGACTAAGCTTTTACGCGGAGACAAGGCCGCTCGAAAAGGAACGCGACCTGCTGTGATCGAGCAGGACGGATCCTTTGAAAACGATGATCATGAAACGGACGTCAAGGCCGCTTAG
- the arsC gene encoding arsenate reductase (glutaredoxin) (This arsenate reductase requires both glutathione and glutaredoxin to convert arsenate to arsenite, after which the efflux transporter formed by ArsA and ArsB can extrude the arsenite from the cell, providing resistance.) → MSIKIYHNPRCSKSREALSLIQKQGLEPEVIEYLKTPPSASELKDLLKLLKLRPRDILRTKDADLEALALNLDDDKAVIQALVQHPELMERPIVVQGSKAVLARPPEKVRELF, encoded by the coding sequence CTGTCCATAAAGATCTATCATAACCCACGTTGCAGCAAAAGCCGGGAAGCCCTGAGCCTGATCCAGAAGCAGGGGCTTGAACCGGAGGTCATTGAATATTTGAAGACGCCGCCGAGCGCTTCGGAGCTGAAGGATCTGCTGAAACTTTTAAAGCTCAGACCACGCGATATTTTGCGAACCAAAGACGCAGATTTGGAAGCGCTGGCCTTGAACCTGGACGATGACAAGGCCGTGATCCAGGCCCTGGTCCAGCATCCTGAGCTTATGGAGCGGCCCATCGTCGTGCAGGGATCCAAAGCCGTCCTTGCCCGTCCGCCTGAAAAGGTGCGTGAGCTGTTCTGA